The bacterium genome includes a region encoding these proteins:
- a CDS encoding branched-chain amino acid ABC transporter substrate-binding protein, with product MRVRWVDTPMMSRLVAVPLLLALLVAPACTDGNEAEPHLGDGSLGLIEVLNGQQIQVRAFYTNGGDLSLFGNSAEQAIVFAIEDYGPIKGREVNLGAALDDTCTSEGGLAGAQVIVAQGDVAGVIGTNCSIAAAEASPLLTKAGMVLISPGNTAPSLTSDLAGNEGIDHFPGYYRTAHNDLIQGESVANFLYGEGVMTAGVVHDGGPYTMGLAAAFSNAFAEHGGTITGTWEVDREDEDLVPVLTEIAAGEPEALFFPIFWPTGRYLVEQAAEMPGFSEMVFATADGLLNDDFLRLPQSEGTYVSGPDSRFGDNTNQTTGQSAPRLRARYVETAEGSPTGTYWGHAYDATVLLLDAISAASYVRSEDGALVIDRAGIREYLDNLSGFQGITGVLSCDEFGDCGASRVVIHEHLDSTDIEATRQSVVYEAGPGDR from the coding sequence CCGGTGGGTTGACACTCCGATGATGTCCAGGCTGGTGGCGGTCCCGCTGCTGCTCGCGCTCCTGGTGGCACCGGCTTGCACGGACGGGAACGAGGCTGAGCCCCATCTCGGTGACGGATCGCTCGGCCTCATCGAGGTGCTCAACGGCCAGCAGATACAGGTCCGGGCCTTCTATACCAACGGGGGAGACCTGTCCCTGTTCGGCAACTCGGCCGAACAGGCCATCGTGTTCGCCATCGAGGACTACGGCCCCATCAAGGGCCGTGAGGTCAACCTCGGGGCGGCACTCGACGATACCTGTACCTCCGAAGGCGGTCTCGCCGGAGCCCAGGTCATCGTCGCGCAGGGCGACGTGGCCGGGGTCATCGGGACCAATTGCTCGATAGCGGCGGCCGAGGCATCACCGCTCCTTACGAAGGCGGGGATGGTGCTCATCTCTCCCGGCAACACCGCGCCGTCGCTCACGTCCGACCTGGCCGGCAACGAGGGGATCGACCACTTCCCGGGCTACTACCGGACGGCCCACAACGACCTCATCCAGGGCGAATCCGTGGCTAATTTCCTCTACGGAGAGGGCGTGATGACTGCAGGGGTGGTTCATGATGGCGGTCCCTACACAATGGGTCTGGCCGCCGCCTTCTCCAACGCTTTCGCAGAACACGGCGGTACGATCACCGGTACTTGGGAGGTGGACCGCGAGGACGAGGATCTGGTCCCGGTTCTCACCGAGATAGCCGCCGGTGAGCCGGAGGCCCTGTTCTTCCCGATCTTCTGGCCGACCGGCCGTTACCTGGTGGAGCAGGCCGCGGAGATGCCAGGGTTCTCGGAGATGGTGTTCGCTACCGCCGACGGATTGCTCAACGACGACTTCCTGAGGCTGCCCCAGAGCGAGGGCACCTACGTCTCCGGTCCCGATTCCCGCTTCGGGGACAACACCAACCAGACCACCGGCCAGAGCGCTCCCCGCCTCCGGGCCCGGTACGTGGAGACGGCGGAAGGTTCGCCGACCGGTACATACTGGGGCCATGCCTACGACGCCACCGTCCTGCTCCTGGATGCGATCAGCGCGGCCTCCTACGTGAGGTCGGAGGATGGGGCCCTCGTGATCGACCGGGCCGGAATACGGGAGTACCTCGACAACCTGTCAGGATTCCAAGGTATTACGGGAGTCCTCAGTTGCGACGAGTTCGGCGACTGCGGCGCTTCCCGGGTTGTGATCCATGAGCACCTCGACTCCACCGACATCGAAGCCACCCGCCAGAGCGTGGTCTACGAGGCTGGACCCGGCGACCGGTAG